The Cellulophaga sp. L1A9 genome window below encodes:
- a CDS encoding alpha/beta fold hydrolase, protein MKKLLKIIGGIIGVLVIAVAVIYFFFPKVLVDQTNASYARAASLEKKTIEINGYTVHFYESEGEDDKPGFVLVHGMGDDKSSFLQTAKFLSEDYHLILPDLAGHGENERKEGLDYSIDGQATFLKSFLEKLGVSQFNLVGNSMGGHTAAAYAIKYPNDLSNLILLDAAGIKIDDHVVYGGFGKKIENKEELEAVLSRVFYKVPDLPSPIADYMIETVNNSKDFVDGSLIPAIKNGKYFNLKDDVQSIKAATLVLQGKHDEVVSFNVAEYYRDHIPNAKLVVIENASHSPQLEVPEEVANDIKKFISKTK, encoded by the coding sequence ATGAAGAAGCTTTTAAAAATCATTGGTGGAATTATTGGAGTATTAGTGATTGCTGTAGCGGTCATATACTTCTTCTTTCCAAAGGTTCTTGTAGACCAAACCAATGCCAGTTATGCTCGTGCTGCCAGTCTTGAGAAAAAAACGATTGAAATAAATGGCTACACAGTTCATTTCTATGAAAGTGAAGGGGAAGATGATAAGCCAGGCTTTGTTCTTGTTCACGGGATGGGAGATGATAAAAGTAGTTTTTTACAAACGGCTAAATTTTTATCAGAAGATTATCATTTAATTCTACCCGATTTAGCGGGTCACGGTGAAAATGAAAGAAAAGAAGGACTTGATTACTCCATAGACGGACAAGCAACTTTTCTGAAGTCCTTTTTAGAAAAACTTGGCGTGAGTCAATTTAACCTTGTTGGTAACTCAATGGGCGGACATACCGCTGCTGCATATGCCATTAAATATCCTAATGACCTTAGCAATCTGATCTTACTAGATGCTGCGGGTATTAAAATAGATGACCACGTTGTGTATGGTGGTTTTGGTAAGAAGATTGAAAACAAAGAAGAATTGGAAGCTGTGCTTTCGCGCGTCTTTTATAAAGTGCCGGACCTCCCAAGTCCAATAGCAGATTATATGATTGAAACGGTTAACAACAGTAAAGATTTTGTTGATGGTTCTTTAATTCCTGCAATTAAAAACGGAAAATATTTCAATCTTAAAGATGATGTTCAATCCATTAAAGCAGCAACATTAGTATTACAGGGCAAACATGATGAAGTAGTAAGTTTTAACGTGGCTGAATACTACAGAGACCACATCCCCAATGCGAAGCTAGTAGTTATTGAAAACGCATCGCACTCTCCACAATTAGAAGTTCCGGAAGAAGTAGCTAATGATATTAAAAAATTCATTTCTAAAACTAAATAA
- the nfsB gene encoding oxygen-insensitive NAD(P)H nitroreductase, whose protein sequence is MNLTEILNHRYSAKEFDATKKISDSDFQQIKDVLRLSPSSVNLQPWHFLIADTQEGKERIAKGTQGFFKFNTPKVLDASHVIVIAARTDADEDYMNSILEQEDQDGRFAAQEFKDQMHGGRMLFANIHRYDLKDLPHWMEKQVYLNMGAFLLGAATLGIDACPMEGVDVKALDEEFGLREKGFTALAVVSLGYRKDSDFNAKLPKSRFPEETVITQL, encoded by the coding sequence ATGAATCTAACAGAAATATTAAACCACCGATACTCTGCAAAAGAATTTGATGCAACTAAAAAAATATCAGATTCAGATTTTCAACAAATAAAAGATGTATTGCGTTTAAGTCCTTCTAGCGTGAACCTACAACCGTGGCATTTTTTAATAGCAGATACTCAAGAAGGTAAAGAGCGAATTGCAAAAGGGACACAAGGGTTTTTCAAATTCAACACACCAAAAGTTTTAGACGCATCTCACGTAATTGTTATCGCAGCTCGCACAGATGCAGACGAAGACTATATGAATAGCATTTTGGAGCAAGAAGACCAAGATGGTCGCTTTGCAGCACAAGAGTTTAAAGATCAAATGCACGGTGGTCGTATGTTATTTGCAAATATTCACCGCTACGACCTTAAAGATTTACCACACTGGATGGAAAAGCAAGTGTATTTAAATATGGGCGCATTTTTATTAGGTGCAGCTACCTTAGGTATTGATGCTTGTCCAATGGAAGGTGTAGACGTAAAAGCCTTAGATGAAGAGTTTGGCTTACGCGAAAAAGGTTTCACCGCTCTAGCGGTTGTGTCTTTAGGTTATAGAAAAGACAGTGACTTTAATGCAAAATTACCAAAGTCAAGGTTTCCTGAAGAAACAGTTATTACTCAGTTATAA
- a CDS encoding helix-turn-helix domain-containing protein, whose product MDRKELFEKKPKIKINNKISFCPTSAAMELIGGKWKSVILTHLIGGKKRYNELRKEIPGITERTLSLQLKQLEADGMVNRKVFTKKPPLKVEYTLTEFGQTLVPILNLIVDWGLQAAETKGEFLFDE is encoded by the coding sequence ATGGACAGAAAAGAACTGTTTGAGAAAAAGCCAAAGATTAAAATCAATAATAAAATATCATTTTGCCCAACGAGCGCAGCAATGGAATTGATAGGTGGAAAATGGAAGAGTGTTATACTAACCCATTTAATAGGCGGCAAAAAACGCTACAACGAGTTGCGTAAAGAAATTCCTGGTATTACAGAACGTACTTTAAGCTTACAATTGAAACAATTAGAAGCGGATGGTATGGTAAATAGAAAAGTGTTTACTAAAAAACCACCTTTAAAAGTAGAATACACGCTTACGGAGTTTGGGCAAACATTGGTTCCAATTCTAAACCTTATTGTTGATTGGGGATTACAGGCGGCCGAAACCAAAGGTGAGTTTTTGTTTGATGAATAG
- a CDS encoding putative quinol monooxygenase: MKSTIVKFTAKPEHKDTFASTLKEAQAATQKEAGNKEIKVFVSKAEDNVFFVYERWADKAAISSHDNEPHTKKLVEVGQIALQSAPDFYFLGDTNQLPDHSKSANSEDEVFIIFFIFKLRTEFREALIEQFEDHITHTRKEEEGNILFDLYTVDNQEDTLAVYEHWRKESDIWDIHFNQPYAVKTGKLMEEAVIGDLKQYMNFVTEI; this comes from the coding sequence ATGAAAAGTACAATAGTAAAATTTACAGCAAAACCAGAACACAAAGATACGTTTGCGTCAACGCTTAAAGAAGCACAAGCTGCAACCCAAAAAGAAGCTGGAAATAAAGAGATTAAAGTATTTGTATCTAAAGCAGAAGACAATGTGTTTTTTGTTTACGAACGTTGGGCAGACAAAGCTGCTATTTCATCTCACGATAACGAACCACACACCAAAAAGTTAGTGGAAGTAGGACAGATCGCCCTACAGTCGGCTCCTGATTTCTACTTTTTAGGCGATACAAATCAGCTTCCAGATCATTCTAAATCTGCAAATTCTGAAGATGAAGTATTTATAATTTTCTTCATTTTTAAACTAAGAACCGAATTTAGAGAAGCACTTATTGAACAGTTTGAAGATCACATTACCCACACAAGAAAAGAGGAAGAAGGCAACATCCTTTTTGATTTATATACAGTAGATAATCAAGAAGATACCCTAGCAGTTTACGAGCATTGGAGAAAAGAATCTGATATTTGGGACATTCACTTTAATCAACCTTATGCAGTAAAAACAGGCAAACTAATGGAAGAAGCTGTCATTGGTGACTTAAAGCAGTATATGAATTTCGTTACAGAAATTTAA